Genomic segment of Mycobacteriales bacterium:
CGGCTGGAGGTCCCGGACACGTCGTGAACCGGGCCGGGCGGCTCAGTTCCCGTTGACCGTCGCGAGCGTGCCGAACGGGGTGACCGCGAGGTCGCCGCGACATGCCTGAACCCGCTTGCCGGAGCCGTCCGCCGCCGTCGCCGACACCCGGACCTGTCCCGGCTCGCCGGGCAGGCTCACGCCGAGCCACGCCGGCTGCTCGATCTGGTCCTGTGCGCAAAGCCCGGTGGAGCTCCGGAACGTGTTGAAGACGACCGTCGCGTAGCCGTGCGCCGGGTTCGGTTGCCCGGCGGCGATCGGGGCGCTGCCGGCTGGCAGGAGCACCTCGCGGTCCGGGTAGGACGGCCTGCGAACCACCTGCCCCCCGAGCGGACGTCCGGCGCTGTCCAACGCCACCACCCCCGGATACCCGATCAGGGTGCACGGCCCGGGCCCGGTGTTGCGGAACTCGAGGAACGCGGCCTGGTCCCCGCCCGTGCCGGCGGTGATCGCCGGCAACGCGACCTGGAGCCGAGACAGGGCGCACGCCGGCACCAGCACCGCCGTGGCACGCAGGCTCGGCGTCAGCCGAAGCGACGGCGTCTCCCGGACCGACGGCAACCCGGTGGCCAGGACGACCGGTGCCGGTGACCGGGTGGGAGTCACGGCAGGGACCGGGTGGCTGTGGGCACACCCGGCCCCAACGAGTACCACCGCCGCTCCCCCGGCCAGTCCGGCGAACCGCCTCACTGGTCGTGCATGATGTCCGTCGAGTACGGCAGCGCGGCGATCCGGGTCTGCGGTTGACCGGTGATGTCGTTCCATAGTTCCCACCAGCCCTGGGCCGGGGTGTTCCCGGTGTCCGCGCAGCCACCCTCCTGCTGGCAGGACTCCCACTGGGTCATCTCGCCGGCGAACGGCACCGCGGGATGCCCCTGCTGGGTCCCCCATAGCGAGATGTGCGCCCACTGGCTGCCCTGGGTGAGCTGGTCCTGCGCGGAGGTGTAGATCTCCGGCAGCGCCCGGGCGGTCGCCACCCCGTCGGACACCGACCAAAGCTGGCCGATCGTCCAGCCGTCGCCGCACACCGTGCTGGGGTCCCCGATCCCCGGGCAGCCGTCGGCGGATCCGTAGTCGTAGGACGGGAAACCGGTCGCGCTGTCGTAGCCCTGCGTCCAGGCCAGGGCGGCGGAGGGGACGCCGAAACCGGGCTCGATGTCGTTGGCCCCACCCACGCTGATCCCGGTTCCACCGTTCGACGCCGCGTAGCGCGCGACCGCGTTGACCACGTTGGTCGCCCAGTCGACACCGGCGGGACCGCCCGTCGTGCTCGCCGGTCCGCTGTTGTTCGTGCCGAGGGCGAGGATGAGACCGGGCTGCGCGCCGTTCGAGCACGCGACGTAACCGCGAAGGTAGCCGTCGGCGTGCGCCACGATGTCCGCGTCGGACAGGAAGACGCCGTAGGCGAGCACCTTCCAGGTGCCGTTCACGCCCTGCTGGATCGTCTGCGTTCCGTAGTCGAGCACGACGAGGCCGGACCCGCCGCTCTGCGCCCGGGCGCAGCCGTGGTCGTACCCGAGCCCGGCATCCGTTCCGGGATCTCCGGTCATGTCGTTCGTATAGTGGCTGGAGGTCCACGCCGGCGGGGATGTGCCGGGAAGGGCGATGAGCCGCCAGGCCCCCCATGATCCGGCGGTCGAGGTGCGCTGCCACAGGCCGGCCTGCGGGCCGAGCACGAACACGTCGATCCGCGAGCTCGTGGCGCCCCCCGCCGCGCCCGACTGCGGCGTGCCGGCCCCGGACGCCGCCCCGGCGCCGCCGCCGAGATTGCCCTGCACCGAAACCCACGGGCCGAAGCCGCCGGCGGGCCGGCCGGTTGCCTGCTGGAGGGTCCGGTTGCCTGCCTCGGTGAACACGACCGGCTCGCCCCCGGAGCTGACCGCGGTCGGATCGTTGATCGCGTAGCCGCCGATCGAACGCCAGCTTCCGAGCGCACCGTCGACCGTGACGGTCTCGGTGTACACCACGTGCGTGGTATGTACGCCGGCGAGCAGCAGCAGGCCCGTCCCGGCCCTGGTGATCGCCGGTCCGGTGCCGGCGAGCAACGACCCACCGGCCGCGATCCATCTCGACCAGACCCCGCCGGCGTGGATCTTGAGATAGACCGCGCCGCCCCCGCCGGCGACCGCGACCGCGACCGTGCTGGTGGCCGGGTCGGCGACCGCAGCCGGCCGCCCGGTCAGCCATCCGCCGAGGTTCTGCCAACCCGACCAGGTGCCGTTGCTGCGGACCTTCTCGAACAGCAGGTGGTCGGGACCCTGCACGAAGACGTCGACCGCGCCGGTCACCGGGTCGACTGCGACGGCCGGGCCGCCGGCGAGCTGCCCACCGAGGTCGGAAACACCGGCCCAGCCGCCGGACGCGGTCCAGTGCGCCGCCTCGAGATAGCCGGCGGTGTTCCGGTCGAGCACGTCGAGGGACCCACCCGGCTCCACCACCGCCGCCGGTGCGGTACCGGCCGTCACCGCCATGATCAGGTTGGGGTTGGCGGACGCCGGGACGGGCAGGGCCAGCGAGCTGCAGGCGACGGCGCTGCACACGGCGACGCCCAGGGCCAGCCGGGGCCGACGCCCGGGCACCGGACGGTCCATGGGTGGCATCGCGAATTCCCTCGGCAGGTGGCTGCGGAGAACCTTAGCCGGACCGAGGGGCAAATCCCGGAAAGCGGGACAAATCCCGCGTCCAGGTGGGGGTCAGCGCTGGGCGGGGATCGGCAGCGAGCCGTCCGGCAGGCCGGCAGCGCGGCTGCATGCCGGGCAGCGCTCGAACGGGTGCAGCCGGGTCCAGTCGGCGTCGAAGATCGCCACAAGGTCGCCCACCTGCTGCCCGCACAGGGTGTCCCCCTGCGCGGTGACGGCATGGGTGGCGCCCTGCCATACGGGGTCCGCACCCGCGGCCCGGGACCAGCGACCGCTCTCGCCGACGTGGATCGCCGCGCGGGGGCAGATCCGAACCGCACCGACGCTGAGCACCATGACGACCACTCCTCCGGCTGCTGTCGACTCAATGATCGGCCGTGACGCGGCCGCGGCACATGGCCCGTTGTGACCATTCCGCGCAAATGGGGCATCCCGCCCTGGGCTCAGGGCTTCCCGGCCAACTCGGGGACGAGAAGCGCCGCGTCGACCGTGCCCAGGCCGGTCGCCAGGTTGTAGCCCGGACCGGCCTGGAAGCCGGTGACGGTGACCATCCGGCCGCCGGCCCCGACGAAGGACACGGTGTTGTCGCCACGGGTCACCGGGACGAGGCCGGGCGCGTGCTCGGCGCCGAGCCGGTAGAGCGCCGGATTGAGCAACCCGAGGTCGTGCCCGGCCAGCTGGTCGGCGATGGCCACGATGCCGGCGAGCAGCGGGCAGGACTCGCTGGTCCCGTTGATGGCGACGAAGCCGGGCGCCGCCGGCGCCGCCCCGGGGGCGCCCGGCACCGGGTAGCCGAGGTACACGAGGACGCTGCCCCGCCCCGCCGCGGACAGCGAGATGTCCGGGATCCCGCGGTGCGTGCCGACGATTGCGGCGACCCCGTTCTGGTAAGCGGGCCGGGAGAACACCTTCGACAGACCGCCGCTGCTCGCCGCTGGTCCGCTCCTCGGGCTGGTGTCGTTCCACACGCTGTCCGGCGCGAGCCGGCGGCCCCGGGCGTCCAACTGCAGGTAGGTGCCGCCGACCGCGGTGACCAGCGGGTCGGTCGCCGGCCAGCCGGTCGCCCGGTAGGGGTAGTAGTGGACCGCGTCGTACTCGAGCCCGGCGGCGCCGGAGTCCCCGCTCGACGCCAGCACGCTGACCCCGTGCGCCGCGGCGTTGACAAAGGCACTGCGGAAGCTCAGCAGCGACGCCGGGCTCGGGAAGGTGTCTTCGGTGGCGTCGAAGCTCTGGCTGATCACGTCACCGAGCCGGTGGTCGACGACGTAGTTCTCGGCCGCCACGATCTGCGGGAATCCGGAGGTCCCCTCGATCTCGGCGACCGGCGTCTCGACGAGCAGCAGGTTGGCTCCCGGAGCCATCGCGTGCGCCCATTGCACATCCAGCGACGTTTCGGCCGCCGACCCGAGCACCTCCGAACCCTTGGGGTCGAACTTGGGGATCGGGCCGGCCGGCGCGATGATCCGGAACGAAGGCGGGTCCGGCAGGTGGAACGCGAGGTCGAAGACCTTGAGGTCGGCCGCCACGGTCGGCGACCCGAACGGGTCGACGATGACGATCGTGCGCCCCGCCCCGGTCAGCCCCCGGGCGAGCAGCGGGCCCAGGTCGTAGGCCGCCTGAAGCTGCTGGGGGTCGTAGCAGTCCACTCCGAACCAGCGTTCGCACTGCGCGGCGGTCGGGGGCACCGGGACCGGGCCGGTGGGGGCCGGTAGCGGGCTGGCGCTCGGGGGGACCGACGGCGGCGCCGGCCGGGGCGCTGCAACCGGTGAGCTCGAGCAGCCGACGACCGCGGCGAGCAGGCCCACCGCGAGGAGTCTCGGCCGGCTGATCACGCCAGGTACCGTAGCGGTAGGTTATTGCGAGTAGGTGGCAATTACACACGACAGGCTTTAGGGGCTGGAGGGTAGATGGCGACGCTCGACACACTGGAGACTTCCGCGGCCCCCGGACCCCCGGCGCGGCTGCGGGATCGACTGTCCGGGCCGGAGTGGCGAAACCTCGGCGCGATGTTCGGCGTCATCATCGTCCTGCACGTGCTGGGGTTCACCCTGCTCTTCGCGGCGGCAACCGGTCGCTACCACCTGGACGCGAAGACGACGTTCGGGATCGGCACCGGCATCCTCGCGTACACCCTCGGCCTGCGGCACGCCTTCGACGCCGACCACATCTCGGCGATCGACAACACCACGCGCAAGCTGATGGCCGAGGGGAAGCGACCGCTCGGGGTCGGCTTCTTCTTCTCGCTCGGGCATTCGAGCGTCGTGTTCGCGCTGGCCGTACTGCTCAACTTCGGCATCAAGGCGCTGAACTCGCAGGTGAAGAACAACACCTCGGGGCTGCACCACTACACCGGGCTGATCGGCACCACGGTGTCCGGCTCGTTCCTGATGCTGCTCGCGATCCTGAACATCGTCGTCCTGGTCTCGATCGTCAAGGTCTTCCTCGAGCTGCGCCGCGGCCGCTACGACGACGAGGAGCTGGAGCGGCAGCTGAACAGCCGCGGCCTGATGAACCGGTTCTTCGGCCCGCTGGCCCGATCGGTCGACACCAGCTGGAAGATGTACCCGATCGGGGTCCTGTTCGGGCTCGGTTTCGACACCGCGACCGAGGTCGCCCTGCTCGTGCTCGCCGGCTCGGCGGTGGCCGGCGGCCTCCCGTTCTGGGCGATCCTCTCCCTGCCGATCCTGTTCGCCGCCGGGATGAGCCTGCTCGACACGATCGACGGGTCGTTCATGAACTTCGCCTACGGGTGGGCGTTCTCCAGGCCGGTCCGCAAGGTGTACTACAACATCACGATCACCGGTCTCTCGGTCGCGGTGGCGCTGTTCATCGGCGGCCTCGAAGTGGCGCAGGTGCTCTCCCAGCAGCTCAACCTGACCGGCGGATTCTGGAACTACGCGCAGGGCTTCAACATCAACCACGCCGGCTTCGTCATCGTCGGCATGTTCATCGCGGTCTGGGTGATCGCCCTCGCGGTCTGGCGGTACGGCAAGGTCGAGGCGCGCTGGGAGACCGCCGCGACCCGGGCCCGGGAATCCGGCTCTAGCCGGGCCTGACCGCCGGTCGCCGGGCCGGTTTGCGCCGGGACAGACCCGAGGAGAGGTCGCCGCGGAGCAGCCGCCCCACCCCGAGGTGGGTCGCCAGCGTCGTCTCGTCGAGGTCGGCCACGCCGCCGCGGTAGACGATCCGGCCGCGCTGCAACAGGCAGGCGGTGTCCGCCAGGCGCAGCCCGAACCGGATGTTCTGCTCGACGAGCAGCATCGTGACGCCGGTTTCCTGCACCAGCAGCAGCGCCTCGAGCAACTCCTCGACGATCGCCGGCGCGAGACCCGCGGAGGGTTCGTCGATCAGCACGAGCTGCGGGTTCGCCACCAGAGCCCGGGCGACGGCGAGCGACGCCTGCTGCCCGCCGGAGAGGGTCCCGGCAGCCGCGTCGCGCTTCGCGGCGAGCAGCGGGAACGTCTCGTAGGCGGCGGCGACCCGGCCGGCGAGCTCCGCCTTGCGGCCACGCATCGGATAGCCGCCGATACGCAGGTTCTGCTCGACGGTCAGGGAGCCGAACACCTGCCGACCCTGCGGGACGTGCCCCATGCCGAGCGCCACCCGCTGCTCCGGGCCGGACCGGGTGATGTCGTGACCGGCGAAGACGATCTGGCCGGCCCAGGCCGGGACGAGGCCGGCGACGACCTTGAGCAGGACGCTCTTGCCGGCGCCGTTGAGGCCGAACAGGCCGGTGACCGAGCCGCGGGGCACGGCCAGGTCCACGCCGTGGATGACGGTCTGGGCGTTGAATCCGGCACGGATGCCGGTCAGCTCGAGGAGCGGTTCGCTCATGCCGGCACCGCCGCCGCCCCGAAGTAGGCCGCGATGACCCCCGGGTCGGCGGTCACCTCGTCGGGAGCCCCCTCGGCGATCAGCCGGCCGGCGTCGAGCACGTAGACGTGGTCGCACGTGTCGAGGACCAGGGGGATGTTGTGCTCGATCAGCAGGACCGTCCGGTCGAGGACGTCGCGCAGGTCGCGGAGCCGCTCGGCCAGGCTCTCCGCCGCGGCCGGCGCCATCCCGGCCGAGGGCTCGTCGAGCAGGACGAGATCGGGGGCGGTAAGGAGCAGCGCACCGATCTCGACCAGCCGCTGCTGCCCGCCGGACAGGTTGCGCATCGGGATGCGGGCGTGGCTGGTCAGGCCGAGCGCCTCGATCGCCTGGTCCGCCCGGGCCGCGAGCTCCCGTTCGCGCCGGGCCGCCCGGGGCAGCAGGAACAAGGCCTCGAGGTCGCCGTATCCGGCCAGCGGATGCTGGGCGAGCAGGAAGTTCTCCCGGACCGAGAGCTCCTTGGCCAGGCCGATCTGCTGGAAGCTGCGGGCGATCCCGCGCCGGGCCCGCTGATCGCAGCGCAACTGCTGGATCGGCCGGCCCTGGAAGTTGATCACCCCGCTCTGGGTGCGCACCAGGCCGGAAACGGCGTTGAACAGGGTGGACTTGCCGGCCCCGTTGGGCCCGATCAGCCCGGTGATCCGGCCGCGCGCGACGGTGAGGCTAACTTGATCGACGGCCACGAGCCCACCGAAGCGCACGGTGAGGTTCTCGACGGCCAGGACGGTCTCGCCGGCAAGGACGGTCTCGCCGGCCAGCCCGCCGCCGCTGCGGACGCCGGGCGGCAGCGAGAGCCGGGGCAGCTCGGGCAGCGCCAGGTCCGCCTCGTCGTCGTCGGCGCGGTCGCGGCGGCGGGGGCCATGGGGCACGAACAGGTCCGCGATGCCGTCCGGGTGCAGGGCGAGGGTGAGCATGAGGAGCAAGGAGCCGATGACCGGGGCCCAGTCCGCCGACAGGTGCAGCACGGGGGGCAGGATGAAGAAGGAGAAGCCCGCGACCGCGACGGCCACCCGGCGGCCCTGGCCACCGACGACGACGGCCGCGACGAGCACCAGCGACTCCTTGAACTGGAAGGTCTCGCCGTTCACGAACAGGAACGTGTGGCAGTACAGCGCGCCGGCGAGGCCGGCCATCCCGCCGGAGGTGGCGAAGGCGAACAGCTTGTAGCGGACGACGCTCACACCGAGCGACTGGGCAACCGACTCGTTCTCCTTGATCGCCCGGAAGGCGCGGCCGAGCCGGGTGCGGACGACGTTGCCGTCCACCGCCCACACCAACAGGAACCCGACCAGGCAGACGGCGAGGTAAACGCCGTTGCTGACGATGTAGTGGCTGCCCCACAGGCGGCGCGGCAGCGCCACGCCGGCGGACCCGCGGGAGAGCAGCTCGCTGTCGAACACGCCGTACTGCATGGCGGTGGCGAAGGCGAGGGTGACGACCGCGAGGTACATGCCACTGAGGCGGAGCGCGACGATGCCGAGGATCGCCGCGACCAGGCTGGCGACGACGATGGACAGCGCGAGTCCGACGAACATCGGGAGGTCGGCCCGGGAGGTGATGAACCCGCTGGTGAACGCGCCGACCCCGAGCAGGGCACCGTGCCCGAGCGAGAGCTGCCCGGTGTAGCCGAGCAGCAGGTTGAGGCTGAGCGCCCCGATCGCGAAGGCGGTGGCCAAGCAGAGGGTCTGGTACTGGCGACCGGTGAGCAGGTTCGGCATCGCCGCCTGGGTAAGGATCGGCAGGGCGATCAGCAGGGCGGCCGCGATCGCCAGGTTCGCCCGGCGCCCCCAGGCCCCGCTCATCCGGAGGTCCGCAGGCCGACGGCGATCCGGGGCCACAGCTGCCGGGCCAGCAGGACGAGCAGGATGATCACCAGCATCGCGATCGACTGCACGCCGGCCAGCTTCGTGGTCAGCGGGTGGGCGGTGAAGAAGGCCTGCGCGATCCCCACGATGAGACCGCCGGCCACGGCCCCGGGGAGGCTGGACAGGCCGCCGATGACGGCGGCGGTCAGCCCGAACAGCAGCAGGCTGCCGAAGACGCCGGGAGCGATCTCCCCGATCGACGGCTCGATCAGCAGGGCGGCCAGCCCGGCGAGCAGGCCGGCGGTGGCCCAGGTGAAGCGGCTCACCCGGGCCTGCGAGATGCCCATCAGCCGGGCCGCCACCGGATCGTCGGCGAAGGCGCGGACCGCGAGCCCGAAGCTCGTGTAGCGGAAGAAGAGGGTCAGCACGACGGTGACGACCAGCACGACGATCAGGGACAGCCAGTAGCTCGGCAGGATGACGACGCCGGCCAGCGAGAAGCTCCCGGTGGTCAGCGGCGGGGCCAGCTGCCGCGGCGACGGTCCGAACCACAGCGCCTCCAGACCGACCAGTCCGGAGAGCAGTCCCACCGTGGCCACCGCCACGGCCACCCGGGGCGCGGAGATCATCCGGCGGATGACGACCTCCTCGAACGCCAGCGAGATGGCCACCGAGACGACCAGTGCGGTCAGCGCTCCGAGCACCCACGGCAGGTGGTGCTCGGTGACCACGAAGGTCGCCGGGTAGAGCGCGAACGTGCCGATCTCGGCCTGCGCGAAGTTGATCGCCGACGAGGTCTTGTAGACCAGCGTGATCCCGAGCGCGTACAGGGCGTAGATCGCGCCACTGACGACCCCGAAGATCAGGATTTCGGCCATCGTCAGCTGACCGACGACACGCAGCGGTCGATCGGGATCCACGCCGCGTTGCCCTGCGGGTCGCGCACCACCATGTCGGCGTCGGTGAGGTAGCCGCCGTGGTGGTGGTCGCCCTGGCTGAAGTCGACGTCGCAGTTCGGCGGCACGGTCCGGTGGTAACCGGCGAGCAGGATGCCGGCCATCCGGTTGCGCGTGCAGTTCGGCCCGCACTCGAGGAACAGGTCGCGGATCCCGCGTTGCGCCTCCCAGTTGAGAAACAGCAGGTCACCGCCGTCCCCGCCCAGGTTCGCTCCCGGGTCGTAGGCCTTGTACTCCCGGTTGAACTCGAGGATGTCGCTCGTGTAGGACGAGTACGGGCCGCCCGACCAGGTGCTGTCGTAGGGGTCCCAGGCGGCGATCCCGTAGAGCGGCTGCTGGAGCGCGGCCGCGCCGAGCGTCTTGATCGTGAGGTTGAACGGGAAGACCAGCCACGAGGGGTAGTACTTCTGCCCCTCGGCCTGCTGGATCATCTCGGTCGCGGCGAGCGCGTTCTCCAGGGCGAAGACGGCGGTCACCCCGGCGGTCTTGAGCTGGAACAGATCCTGGGTGTAGTTGCCCTGGTTGATCTGGACCGGGTAGTCGAAGACCTGCACCCCGGCGGCGCGCAGCATCTGCTCGAAGATGTCCCGCGCCGGCTGCCAGTTCGGGCTGTCCCGCCAGATCACACCCACCTTCTGGCCGCGGAACTTCGCCAGCGCGAGCTGTCCGAACCAGGTGCCCATCTGCTCGAGCGTGGGCAGGGCGGTGAAGCTGTAGTGCAGTCCGGCCGACCCCTCCACGGTGGCGATGTGGTGCAGGTAGAGCTCGTGGTTCTGCTCGGCCCAGACCCGCACGGCCGGGATCTGGTCGAATCCGATCCCGCCGAGCAGCATGAACGTGCCGGCGTCCTTGCAGGCCTGTGCCGCCTGCACGGCGGTCCCCGGGTCGTAGTTGTCGTTCTGGTAGCTGGCGTTCACCGTGCGCCCGTACACGCC
This window contains:
- a CDS encoding DUF4232 domain-containing protein — translated: MTPTRSPAPVVLATGLPSVRETPSLRLTPSLRATAVLVPACALSRLQVALPAITAGTGGDQAAFLEFRNTGPGPCTLIGYPGVVALDSAGRPLGGQVVRRPSYPDREVLLPAGSAPIAAGQPNPAHGYATVVFNTFRSSTGLCAQDQIEQPAWLGVSLPGEPGQVRVSATAADGSGKRVQACRGDLAVTPFGTLATVNGN
- a CDS encoding S53 family peptidase encodes the protein MISRPRLLAVGLLAAVVGCSSSPVAAPRPAPPSVPPSASPLPAPTGPVPVPPTAAQCERWFGVDCYDPQQLQAAYDLGPLLARGLTGAGRTIVIVDPFGSPTVAADLKVFDLAFHLPDPPSFRIIAPAGPIPKFDPKGSEVLGSAAETSLDVQWAHAMAPGANLLLVETPVAEIEGTSGFPQIVAAENYVVDHRLGDVISQSFDATEDTFPSPASLLSFRSAFVNAAAHGVSVLASSGDSGAAGLEYDAVHYYPYRATGWPATDPLVTAVGGTYLQLDARGRRLAPDSVWNDTSPRSGPAASSGGLSKVFSRPAYQNGVAAIVGTHRGIPDISLSAAGRGSVLVYLGYPVPGAPGAAPAAPGFVAINGTSESCPLLAGIVAIADQLAGHDLGLLNPALYRLGAEHAPGLVPVTRGDNTVSFVGAGGRMVTVTGFQAGPGYNLATGLGTVDAALLVPELAGKP
- a CDS encoding HoxN/HupN/NixA family nickel/cobalt transporter — protein: MATLDTLETSAAPGPPARLRDRLSGPEWRNLGAMFGVIIVLHVLGFTLLFAAATGRYHLDAKTTFGIGTGILAYTLGLRHAFDADHISAIDNTTRKLMAEGKRPLGVGFFFSLGHSSVVFALAVLLNFGIKALNSQVKNNTSGLHHYTGLIGTTVSGSFLMLLAILNIVVLVSIVKVFLELRRGRYDDEELERQLNSRGLMNRFFGPLARSVDTSWKMYPIGVLFGLGFDTATEVALLVLAGSAVAGGLPFWAILSLPILFAAGMSLLDTIDGSFMNFAYGWAFSRPVRKVYYNITITGLSVAVALFIGGLEVAQVLSQQLNLTGGFWNYAQGFNINHAGFVIVGMFIAVWVIALAVWRYGKVEARWETAATRARESGSSRA
- a CDS encoding ABC transporter ATP-binding protein, which encodes MSEPLLELTGIRAGFNAQTVIHGVDLAVPRGSVTGLFGLNGAGKSVLLKVVAGLVPAWAGQIVFAGHDITRSGPEQRVALGMGHVPQGRQVFGSLTVEQNLRIGGYPMRGRKAELAGRVAAAYETFPLLAAKRDAAAGTLSGGQQASLAVARALVANPQLVLIDEPSAGLAPAIVEELLEALLLVQETGVTMLLVEQNIRFGLRLADTACLLQRGRIVYRGGVADLDETTLATHLGVGRLLRGDLSSGLSRRKPARRPAVRPG
- a CDS encoding branched-chain amino acid ABC transporter ATP-binding protein/permease, translated to MSGAWGRRANLAIAAALLIALPILTQAAMPNLLTGRQYQTLCLATAFAIGALSLNLLLGYTGQLSLGHGALLGVGAFTSGFITSRADLPMFVGLALSIVVASLVAAILGIVALRLSGMYLAVVTLAFATAMQYGVFDSELLSRGSAGVALPRRLWGSHYIVSNGVYLAVCLVGFLLVWAVDGNVVRTRLGRAFRAIKENESVAQSLGVSVVRYKLFAFATSGGMAGLAGALYCHTFLFVNGETFQFKESLVLVAAVVVGGQGRRVAVAVAGFSFFILPPVLHLSADWAPVIGSLLLMLTLALHPDGIADLFVPHGPRRRDRADDDEADLALPELPRLSLPPGVRSGGGLAGETVLAGETVLAVENLTVRFGGLVAVDQVSLTVARGRITGLIGPNGAGKSTLFNAVSGLVRTQSGVINFQGRPIQQLRCDQRARRGIARSFQQIGLAKELSVRENFLLAQHPLAGYGDLEALFLLPRAARRERELAARADQAIEALGLTSHARIPMRNLSGGQQRLVEIGALLLTAPDLVLLDEPSAGMAPAAAESLAERLRDLRDVLDRTVLLIEHNIPLVLDTCDHVYVLDAGRLIAEGAPDEVTADPGVIAAYFGAAAVPA
- a CDS encoding branched-chain amino acid ABC transporter permease produces the protein MDPDRPLRVVGQLTMAEILIFGVVSGAIYALYALGITLVYKTSSAINFAQAEIGTFALYPATFVVTEHHLPWVLGALTALVVSVAISLAFEEVVIRRMISAPRVAVAVATVGLLSGLVGLEALWFGPSPRQLAPPLTTGSFSLAGVVILPSYWLSLIVVLVVTVVLTLFFRYTSFGLAVRAFADDPVAARLMGISQARVSRFTWATAGLLAGLAALLIEPSIGEIAPGVFGSLLLFGLTAAVIGGLSSLPGAVAGGLIVGIAQAFFTAHPLTTKLAGVQSIAMLVIILLVLLARQLWPRIAVGLRTSG